Part of the Gramella sp. Hel_I_59 genome, TCCGTCTACAGCTTTCTGAAGATCGAATTGTACTTCTCCACGGAATTTAATTGTAGTTACTGCTGAATAAAAATTACTAAGCAGGCTTCCATAAACAAAGGTTTCAGAACCAACCATCATACGCTGTACATCTTCTGGCATTTCGATCTCCCCTCGAACCAGTACTTTTGGAGTAGTGACAGCAACCGTAGGATTTCCGTATTCACTACGAATCCATTCTCCCTCCAGTAATTCTTTCGTAGGATGACCAATATAAGTATCCATGACATAGGTAATACCCTTGGTGGCAATCAAGGTTGTAACCCCAATGATCACGATAGCGGCACCAACCAGAACCCCAAGAATGATCTTGCGTTTCTTACGTTTTTTGCGCTGTGCTTCTAAATATTCTTCGTCCTGTAGCAACTCTTCCTGTGTGAGTTGTGGAACCGCAGCACGAAGATCATCAATGATCAACTGAGTTTTAGAACGATCATCTTTAGCCGTAATGATATCTGGTTTGGAGCGAGCAAACTTCGCCAGATCGGCACGATTAAGAATTTTCTCGAAATTGCGAATGGTTTCTTCGTTAAGATTTAGCTTACCAGATTCGCGTTGTGCCTGCAAGTATAAAATTAACTCGCCGGTAGTTCTTTCCAGCCCATGATCATAGATCTTTCGATCCAGATATTTCCTCACAGCAAAACTTAACTGTGAATAGTATTCTCTAATCTCCCTGTTTTCAAGCAGTCCCGAACTGTCCAGTTGCTTAAGCTGCACCATTGCCTCCTCATAGGGAGGAAGTTCACGCACCTTATCATCAGATTTTCTTTTTCGTACGATCAGGTAAACTGCCGCACCGGCGACTGCCAGGATTGCCAGCAACCACCAAAACCAGTCTGGAATTCTGAATCCCGGTGAAACCGTTACCGATGGTTTTAATGGATACAAATTCTGCTTAGTGGTATCGACGATGACATCTTTAACCTCCACAGCAAACGAATCTGTTGTGTAAGTTCGATTCTGTATAAGAACTTCCTGAGAAGGGATCACATATTTACCACTATCAAACTGGGTAAGAAAATACTCTTTGAGCAATTTATAATTTCCCTGTTTCCGAATGGTATCAGGTTGCAGGCTTTCCACCATTTCCAGCGGTGAAAACTTTTCACCTTCAGGAAAAACAACTAGATCCTCAGGATTAGAATTTACTTCTATCTTATAGGTGATCTGCTCGCCTATCCTAATGCTCGTTGAGTCTATACTGGAAGTAACCTGCTGAGCCGAGATATTTTGAAATAACAAAATTGCCAGAAGCCCGGGTAAGTATCTTAGAATTATTTGGCGATATGTGGAGATTTTATTTAAGTCCATTCGTTAAGCTCTTCTTTTGAAATAGCCCAGTAGTTTCTTTACGTAATTTTCGTCTGTCCGGTTATCAATGGTCCCCGCGCCACTTACAGAGAAGCTTTGTAGAAAATAATCCATTCGCTCCTGATAATATTTTGAATACGAATTGCGAACAGATTTGGATCCCGTATCTACTGTGATATAATTGCCACTTTCAGCATCCTGCATTTGTACAAGACCAAGATTTGGAATTCTCTCTTCCATTTTGTCAAAGATCCTGATCCCGGTCACATCATGTCTGTTCGATGCAATTTTAAGGGTATGCTGATAGTCCTCATCCATAAAATCTGAAAGAATGAAAACGATCGCCTTTTTCTTCATGACATTAGACAGGTATTTCAATGCTCCTGTAATATCTGTTGCTGAATTTTCCGGGTGGAATTCGAGGAGTTCCCGAATGATCCTTAATACATGAGAACGCCCTTTTTTCGGCGGAATATAAAGTTCGATCTTATCTGTAAACAACATCAAACCTATCTTATCATTATTTTTTGTTGCTGAAAACGCCAGTGTAGCAGCAATTTCAGTAACTACATCTTTTTTAAATTGCTCACGAGTACCAAAAAGTTCAGAACCTGAAACATCTACCATTAACATCATGGTGAGCTCACGTTCTTCTTCAAATACTTTTACAAATGGTTCATTATAACGTGCGGTAACATTCCAGTCAATATTTCGAACATCATCCCCAAACTGGTAAGATCTTACCTCACTAAAGGTCATTCCGCGTCCTTTAAAAGTAGAGTGATATTCCCCGCCAAAGACATGATCGCTCAGTCTGCGGGTTTTGATCTCTATTTTACGTACTTTTTTTAGGAGCTCTTTTGTATCCATCTCTTCCTTCAACAATGTTTATGAACCGGTAATTTTATTACCAATCTTCGGCCGTGCACGATCTTGATCGCTATGGCACTTCGATTTCATTCACGATCTTGTTGATTAGATCTTCCGAAGTAATATTTTCAGCTTCGGCCTCATAGGTGATTCCAATTCTATGTCTTAGCACATCATGTACTACGGCACGAACATCTTCTGGTACCACATATCCACGACGACGAATAAATGCATAACATTTGGAAGCGATCGCAAGGTTGATACTTCCCCTTGGAGAAGCTCCAAAACTTATGAATGGTTTGATATCTGAAAGATTATAATTCTCTGGAGTTCTGGTCGCAAAGATGATATCAAGAATATATTTTTCGATCTTTTCATCCATATAAACATCACGAACTGCACTCTGTGCACGCAGGATCTGTTCAAGACTTACTACAGGATTCACTTTTTCAAAAGCACCTTTAAGATTGGCGCGAATGATCAATTGTTCCTCTGCCATTTTCGGGTATTTGATCACCGTCTTTAGCATGAATCTATCTACCTGTGCCTCTGGCAGCGGATAGGTTCCTTCCTGTTCCACCGGGTTTTGAGTCGCCATCACCAGGAATGGTTTATCCAGAATGAAAGTTTCATCACCAATGGTTACCTGCTTTTCCTGCATGGCTTCCAGTAATGCTGATTGAACTTTTGCGGGAGCACGGTTAATCTCATCTGCAAGTACGAAATTCGCGAAAATTGGTCCCTTTTTTATACTGAAGTCATTCTCCTTCATATTATAGATAAGGGTTCCCACTACATCTGCAGGTAGAAGATCTGGTGTGAATTGCACCCTGCTGAAGCTTCCATGAACAGCCTGAGACAAGGTGTTGATTGCAAGAGTTTTCGCTAGTCCCGGAACCCCTTCTAAAAGGATA contains:
- a CDS encoding BatD family protein, with product MDLNKISTYRQIILRYLPGLLAILLFQNISAQQVTSSIDSTSIRIGEQITYKIEVNSNPEDLVVFPEGEKFSPLEMVESLQPDTIRKQGNYKLLKEYFLTQFDSGKYVIPSQEVLIQNRTYTTDSFAVEVKDVIVDTTKQNLYPLKPSVTVSPGFRIPDWFWWLLAILAVAGAAVYLIVRKRKSDDKVRELPPYEEAMVQLKQLDSSGLLENREIREYYSQLSFAVRKYLDRKIYDHGLERTTGELILYLQAQRESGKLNLNEETIRNFEKILNRADLAKFARSKPDIITAKDDRSKTQLIIDDLRAAVPQLTQEELLQDEEYLEAQRKKRKKRKIILGVLVGAAIVIIGVTTLIATKGITYVMDTYIGHPTKELLEGEWIRSEYGNPTVAVTTPKVLVRGEIEMPEDVQRMMVGSETFVYGSLLSNFYSAVTTIKFRGEVQFDLQKAVDGIYTNLEGQGATNIVMKQEEFTTLNGAKGLKVFGTLQAENPVTGEAIPNEYVILNFAEKGGFEQIIVIFNENDTYAEEISQRIINSVEINNLKE
- a CDS encoding DUF58 domain-containing protein, whose protein sequence is MDTKELLKKVRKIEIKTRRLSDHVFGGEYHSTFKGRGMTFSEVRSYQFGDDVRNIDWNVTARYNEPFVKVFEEERELTMMLMVDVSGSELFGTREQFKKDVVTEIAATLAFSATKNNDKIGLMLFTDKIELYIPPKKGRSHVLRIIRELLEFHPENSATDITGALKYLSNVMKKKAIVFILSDFMDEDYQHTLKIASNRHDVTGIRIFDKMEERIPNLGLVQMQDAESGNYITVDTGSKSVRNSYSKYYQERMDYFLQSFSVSGAGTIDNRTDENYVKKLLGYFKRRA
- a CDS encoding MoxR family ATPase, yielding MENDSSVDIASINEKIERESAFVDLLTREMNKVIVGQNHMVERLLIGLLGQGHILLEGVPGLAKTLAINTLSQAVHGSFSRVQFTPDLLPADVVGTLIYNMKENDFSIKKGPIFANFVLADEINRAPAKVQSALLEAMQEKQVTIGDETFILDKPFLVMATQNPVEQEGTYPLPEAQVDRFMLKTVIKYPKMAEEQLIIRANLKGAFEKVNPVVSLEQILRAQSAVRDVYMDEKIEKYILDIIFATRTPENYNLSDIKPFISFGASPRGSINLAIASKCYAFIRRRGYVVPEDVRAVVHDVLRHRIGITYEAEAENITSEDLINKIVNEIEVP